The DNA sequence GTAAGAGGTGACCTTTAGTCGCTTTGAAGAATGGCAAATGTATTGTAAATTACAATTTCTACAAGGAATAATGTACACTAGGTTAGACATTAACTAGCAGTTAGATACTAacataacttcttcttcttcttcttatggtgagCTATCCatttagtggatgttggcgacaattctggcatactcttgtgtggctctaaagagtgcatgagCATCGCGGTTTGTCCAAttccttatgtttttaagccatgagtatttctttcttccaaTGCCTTTTTCGGAAGGCATAGATTTttcttctatcttcccttcgatAATAatctttaagaactggtacttggactttcgaaatatatgacccagataaccagtttttcttctttttattattggcagcaattctcttTCTCTGCCTATCCGATTTAATACGTCGAAATTTGTTGTGTAATCTGTCCAGCGAATTTTAAGTATTCTTCTgaacacccacatttcaaaggcctacAATCGGTTCATCACACTGGCCTTTAGGGttcaggtttctacaccatatagcagtatggagtaaatgtaacattttacaaagcgatatcgaagcgttaagttaaggctgctgttgcttagcaaggttctcatataagtaaatgctgttctggcttgctcaatcttGCTAcatatctctatgtctggatctagatctttaattatccaactaccgagatatctgaacttggggactttttggatgttcttattgtttactcttatatttaattgcatatttcgtgttctgctaaccaccattaccttagtcttgtctatattaatcttcaagcccagtcgttctccttcagtgtttaaaactaaaaattaaatgtcattaagaagatctaccaaggcgtctatattgtcttcactcaACATTATTAGAACCTCTATGTATATGTCGTCTGGGGCTGGTGCTTTTCCCTATTTGCTCTGTTTGATTGCCCTTACAACTTCTGACTTCAATATGTTGGGGGTGGGTTTACTTTTATATTTACTTTCAGAGTTTCTTCTAGTGTCGTCTGAGTATAGTTGCTGTGTGTAGTTTCTCCAATGTTGAAGTAGATCCATGGTATCAGTAATTTATTGTCCTTCACAATACTGTTAAAACTGCAAGGTTTTGTATGACCTGTCACTTCTTTAACGAGTTTATGTATGTTAAAGTGGTcatgtttttcttccaattcctccatTTCTGCACACCTCTCTAACAGCCACTGTTCTTTAGCTTTGCGACACTCTTTTTGTATTTTGATGTTTGGTtcggtctttgtttttaaatgatcTGCGGTCGTCCatcattaataatatttcttcagtcatccaattcttctttttgtaATTTTGGGAAGCGATCAGAGACTTGGTGGTGGTTACGAtagcttttttaatacaattccATTTGTCTTCTATACTGGCCGGTTGTTTAGATCTTGAGCCGTGATATCCTCTATTGCCTCATTTAATTTTTCTGTGACTTTTAGTTTAACTTTAGGTTGTTTTAAGCTGTTtatatcaattttattttaattttcttaagctTCCTAAACCTAAGCTATAGGTTTATCTTCCTATACTGTATATTCTTTAATTCAGTATCTGGTGTTTCTATTATTTCCTATATTACTAGTTTACGTTGTGTGTTCAGCTCTGCTTCGTTTATTACTTTTACTCGTTTTATCGTCATTTCTAGCTCTTGTGAAGATGTTATGTAATAATATGAAAAAGTTGTCTGGATGTGCATATAAAGTATTCTGTAAACTTTCTACTACTGGAGTAattgttagaatatccaacataaaaagtggatgttgtcctaTAGTTGTTCTATATGAAGTGACATTGTTGACAGTTCAATGAGTAATGTCAAAAATAGGTCATAAGCTACTGTCAGTcaagttttgtattgttctgtatttaagaaggaataaagtataattgttgatggccagacgtttattggtgcatatttcctaaagtacatatttccttgtctcttgatgtctttaaactagaaggaggacttcacctaacttaaattataacagGTTTTGGACCCAGTCCACGTGTGAACTGTGAACAGGTTAGGTTCGTACTTCATTCACTTTTGTTTGTTGTTATTGTCGGTGAATAAAATATGGCGACCAGCAATAACGATTATAAAATTCAAGTTGACAAACTCGAGGGTCCTGAAGACTAGGCAAAGTGGAAATGGCACGTTTCGATGTTATTACGTTCGTATGCACTTGAAGACATTGCAAACGGTATGTGTAAGTGTCCTGAGGTTAGTGAAGATTCAACTTCAGAGGAAATACAGAAGCATCAGCAATGGTTAAAAGACGATGCGAAAGCGGCAAGTTTGTTAGCAGGTACGCTGGGAAAAACTGTTGCCGAGCTAGTGTTGACGTGTACTCACGCTAGTGAAATATGGAACAAATTGCGTGCGAGATTTGAACGTAGCAGTACGCAACGGTTAAATATGTTAACTAAAGCCTTTTTTAGAGTCCAACGTGATGAAAAAGAAGATATTAGTATACATGTTGCGAAGTTGCAGAAACTGTTTGTAGATTTAAATGATGAACTGCAGAAGCATGATGAAAATGTTTTATCCGAAAGAATGTTAAATGGTCGGATCTTATCAACTTTGGGTAAGGACTTTGATAATTTCAAAGATTTGTGGGACACAATACCATTAAAGAATCAAACTTTGAATTTACTAATTGAGAAATTGTGTACCATTGAATTACGTGACCAAAGTACTGTAGAATCTTTTGCGTTTGTTGCACGCAATAGCCCGACAAAAAAATACAATCAGAACCAAAGTatgaagtcaaagaaaaatgTACATAATGCGCAAGAAAAATTTCCATGTCATAAATTCAAGAAATTAGGCCATTGGGCGAAAGAGTGTCCATTGAAAAAATCAGCTGAGAATTTAGGTAAGAATAGAAGTAATGATACTGCTTTTTTGTCTATTGTTTTAAGTGCCTCATCTAACAATTGTATTGAAGCTGGAAAATGGTATTGTGACAGTGGAGCCACAAATCATATCACTACAGATAAGCAATATTTCTCATCTTATACAGAATTTGCTGAACCAGAAAGTATATCACTTGGTAAGAAAGATGTATGTATGTTAGCCCATGGATAAGGAACAGTGAAAATTCAAACGCATCTGAATAATAAATGTAAAGGTGCTGACTTGAAGAATGCTTTTTTTTGTTCCTGAAGCAAGTGCTCATTTGTTTTCTGTGAAAACTGCTGTACAAAGGGGTTTTATTACAGTACTTGATGAAAAAGGTGTAAATATATATGATAAAAACACTTGTGAATCTGTAATGACTGGGTACTTCAGTAATGGCCTGTATGCACTTGATATACGTGTTATGAAACCGACAAATCCCGTTCAAGTAAACTTAGCAGAGTCAACAGATATGTTGCAAGTTTACCATGAAAAATTTGGTCATCAGCATAAGCAACATGTAAAGAAGGTAGtgaagaaaatgaatatagaCATTGATGGGTCTATAGAATAGGATAGAATGCTTTTGCGATGGATGTGCAATTGGAAAAATGCATAGATTGCCATTCAAATCTAGGATCAATCGACTACAAGTCACTGGTGAGCAGATCCATGCAGATGTGAATGGGCCTATGTCTATAGAATCACTGGGAAAAGCACGTTATTATGTATGTTTTAAAGATAACTTTCGTAAGTTTCGGAAAGTTTTCTTTATGAAACACAAAAGTGAGGTATGTACTTTCTTAGAACAATTTTTGAATGAAGCTAGTACAAATGGCCATGTAGTAAAGCAACTAAGATGCGATGGAGGGAGCGAGTTTGACAATACAAAGGTACCTGAACTTCTTGCGAAGAGAGGTTTAGAGCATTGTATCACTCCACCCTATACACCTCAGCAAAATGGTGTTGCTGAAAGGGAAAACCGCACCATTGTAGAGTGCGCACGTTCCATGTTAAACACATGTAAGTTGTTCAAACAATTGTGGGCAGAAGCATGCAATACTGCAGTATACATTCTGAATCGCACAGGAAAGTCATCAATTGAAAGTAAAAGTCCCTATGAATTGTGGTATGGAAAGCCAATTGGCAGTTTGAAACATTTAAGAATATTTGGCACTGAATGTTATGTTCACGTTAACAAGAATATTCGCAGTAAATTTGATGACAAGGCGATACATGGTCATTTAGTTGATTATGTGAATGACAGGCATGGTTTTAGGATATGGATTCCATCTG is a window from the Diabrotica undecimpunctata isolate CICGRU chromosome 10, icDiaUnde3, whole genome shotgun sequence genome containing:
- the LOC140451679 gene encoding uncharacterized protein — translated: MCKCPEVSEDSTSEEIQKHQQWLKDDAKAASLLAGTLGKTVAELVLTCTHASEIWNKLRARFERSSTQRLNMLTKAFFRVQRDEKEDISIHVAKLQKLFVDLNDELQKHDENVLSERMLNGRILSTLGKDFDNFKDLWDTIPLKNQTLNLLIEKLCTIELRDQSTVESFAFVARNSPTKKYNQNQSMKSKKNVHNAQEKFPCHKFKKLGHWAKECPLKKSAENLGKNRSNDTAFLSIVLSASSNNCIEAGKWYCDSGATNHITTDKQYFSSYTEFAEPESISLGKKDVCMLAHG